ACAGGATGAACACTACAAGAGACAGGTACAGGCAAGCAAGGTTGCAGCAGTATGCCAATTTTGAGAACATACCTAATTCCGGAAGAACCTCGGAGAAGGTATGGCATAGTTACACATTCAAATTAGCTGGTTCAGTTCTTTCCTAAATAAATTGCGTAATTTTTATGTGGTGATATTGGTTCAGGAATGCACACCTGCAGAGAAAGGCCAAGTGTACTACGAGTTTCAGCACAACACGAGATCGGTGAAATCGACCATTCTTCATTTCCAGGTGGATTTTTAAGTGTTTTTCATTGCAAATGTTAGTCACTTTGCTTGGTTCATGCTATCCACGAGGGTTATTAGACATGATAATCGAGATAGTATATCTGCTCTTTTTTTCTTGAACTTTTGTTGATCGGTGTAATGAATTACTATAGAAGTTTGCTAATTACAGCGCATGTTTGTCATGTCCAACTAAGAAAAGGAGACAACTTATCTTGATGAATAGTGGTAACTAGTGAACTACAAACACTCTACAGTAGTACCACCAAGAGTTTAGCCTTTTCTAATCCCCCTCAATATTTACTTGTCAAAATTGTGGCTGGTCAGTTAAATTGAATTGGTATCCTAGCGCACAAGAATTACCATTTTCGCTGCACCATTTTTAATAGTGAATGCAGATTTCTATATCCTATTGGGCGTCAGGTGTCCAATTTTTTGAAGGCCACCTCAATTTAGTTGCCTTGTATGTTTGTAGAACTAAAGTATCAATTGGCTGCtcaaattcttttgttaagctTGCTCCGTTGCTGTTTTGCAGTTGAGAAATTTAGTATGGGCAACGACAAGGCATGATGTGTATCTTATGTCATACTATTCTGTGCTTCATTGGTCAGCATTGACTCGTGAGAAGCAAGAAATCATTGATCTTCAAGGGCATGTCGCACCATGTGAGGTATAGGGTTTCACGCTTCCAGATATTTATTTCAGAGCCTTGTCTATTTGATGTATGGTAATACCAACCTTGTCTTTGTGCTTTGACTTCAGAAGCACCATGGAAATTTCTCTGAGGGATTTTATCATACTCAAGTCAGTACTTTGGCAGTGAAAAACAACTTGCTTGTTACTGGTGGATTTCATGGCGAAATAATATGCAAGGTATTTCTTTTCCATTCTCACCTCCTTCCCCATTTCTGCCAAGCAATTATAATCAGGGTCTGATGCCTATTTGTTGGCCTGGGGAACACAGTTTTTGGATCGTCGAGGAATAAGCTATTGTTGTAAGTCAACAAATGATGACAATGGTATTACCAATTCTTTGGAGATATACGAGAAACCTAGGTACTTTATTTTCTGCTGGCAAATCATTACTTTGATTCCAAGGAATTGTTAACTGTGAATGTCAACCTAATCATGTATCTTGCTTTCTTCTTTGTAGTGGTTCTCTACACTTCTTGGCCTCAAACAATGATTGCGGAGTTAGAGACTTTGACATGGAgaagtttcaaatctgcaataACTTCCGATTTGCTTGGCCTGTGAATGTAAAGCCTTCACCAAATTCTTTGATTGTCTATTTTAGTGTTGACTATGTTGCACATTTGTTGGATTTTCATTTTCCTAGTCAAATCTTGGTGTTCAAGTGGatgctctttttttttctgtcaAAGAGTGCCTTCCATTTTCTGTGGTTGGAAAACTATTATCTTATTTTGCCCCCGTTTAATTTATGCAGCATACATCACTGAGTCCTGATGGCAAACTTGCTGTGATTGTGGGGGACAATCCTGATGGACTTCTGGTTGATCCTAATTCAGGAAAAGTAAGAAGAATGCAATCTCCAGTCACTGACTTCAAATATGGAATCCATAATACATACAAGCTTATGTTTGTTTGTTTCTCGCAGACGGTTCATGATCTCCGTGGCCATTTGGATTACTCCTTCGCATCAGCATGGAACCCAGATGGCCGAACATTCGCCACTGGAAACCAAGACAAGACATGCAGGGTATGGGACATCAGGAATCTCTCCAAATCAATTGCCGTACTGGGTGGCAATATCGGAGCCATCAGGTCAATTCGCTACACATCCGATGGGAAGTTCTTGGCGATGGCAGAGCCTGCAGATTTCATCCACATCTTTGATGTTGATAGTGGGTACAGCAGGAAGCAGGAACTGGATTTCTTTGGTGAGATCGCAGGCATATCATTCAGCCCTGATACTGAAGCTCTTTTTGTCGGTGTGCATGATCGCGCATACAGCAGCCTCCTCCAGTTCAGCCGCCGACGATTCTACTCGTACCTTGATTCAACACTGTGAAGTTGCTACTGGCAGGGATCTGTGAGTGAGATCCAGATCGCAGGTTGTAGAAACTAGAAATGGGTGTATATGTTTGTAGGTGTTGCTCTGAAGAAACCGATGTGCGGTGCGTTTACTTTTGCTGAACAAGGTGTAGATATTCAGCTAGCCatgtttcttttgctgaaaaaagCTGTAGATATTCAGCGAGCCATCTTTTTGGAGATTTGTGCTGTTTCAGCTGCTGTAACGTTGTTGTACATAAAGGGCTACTTGATCAACAGTTTCACGCAAGTTGTCATCGATTCAAGCTGATTTTGGCGTCAGAACCTTCTCGTAATCTCTTCTAGACGAATTTGTCAAAACCAGCGGCTAATCTTACAGGTTCAGTGACAAACGAGGCACCAGCAGATTTGAAATGTATGTCAGTTGAGCAGGAAACCTTGACCTGAGAAGTGACAAAAGAATAGGAAGAATAAAGAGGTAGCAGAATATTGATCTTAAGGAAAGGTTTTATGAGCTAACTCATGCCTCAAACGGTAAATTACAAGAGAACAACTGTAAGCATGTTTACACAAGGGGTTTCCCGATATACTCTTCTACAAGCTCAGGTAGGTACAACCTCGGTAGACGAGGTAGAGAGTCGCATAAGATAGGTTCCTATAGCAAAACACAGCAGTAAAAACTGAACGAAACAAAAGATTGAAACCCTACTGGCCTGAGATTGCAGCTGCAGGACTTCAGAACTACTGGACAGCTCTTTGCACTGCACCTGTAGCTTCTCTGCCATCTCCTCTAACACCGTTGCTCTGTTTTCGGTGTGTCGGAGTTTAAGTCCAAGCTGCTTGTATTCTTCAGATAGAGACTTTTGCGCTTTGTATAGAGCCATTTGATCCTCGGCCAGAGTTACTGAGGCTTGATAAGCTCTTGTTAGGATGGTGCACTGAATCTCTGCTTCCATCTTCTCCTGGTACAGTTGATCTAGTTCAGATTGTGACATGAGATCTGTATTCTCGATTGTGGTAGCTTCGAGTTCATGTATTCTTGAAGCCTTCTCCTTAATCA
The Panicum hallii strain FIL2 chromosome 6, PHallii_v3.1, whole genome shotgun sequence genome window above contains:
- the LOC112896689 gene encoding uncharacterized WD repeat-containing protein C2A9.03; protein product: MSLYDGLAGVYPEEEEDRHAVQMGDSDYEEDESDQSTCKATEDTTPMDVKKGKDIQGIPWDRMNTTRDRYRQARLQQYANFENIPNSGRTSEKECTPAEKGQVYYEFQHNTRSVKSTILHFQLRNLVWATTRHDVYLMSYYSVLHWSALTREKQEIIDLQGHVAPCEKHHGNFSEGFYHTQVSTLAVKNNLLVTGGFHGEIICKFLDRRGISYCCKSTNDDNGITNSLEIYEKPSGSLHFLASNNDCGVRDFDMEKFQICNNFRFAWPVNHTSLSPDGKLAVIVGDNPDGLLVDPNSGKTVHDLRGHLDYSFASAWNPDGRTFATGNQDKTCRVWDIRNLSKSIAVLGGNIGAIRSIRYTSDGKFLAMAEPADFIHIFDVDSGYSRKQELDFFGEIAGISFSPDTEALFVGVHDRAYSSLLQFSRRRFYSYLDSTL